From Rhizophagus irregularis chromosome 9, complete sequence, the proteins below share one genomic window:
- a CDS encoding uncharacterized protein (SECRETED:cutsite_VKG-GE; SECRETED:prob_0.9374); SECRETED:SignalP(1-20): MKPCCFVILVFISVIFTVKGGEWGNEGIRGVNSLPISSINNQNEEISLTKRWHTGKILVRNPGEEGEDYKKHPNSSQNPTNQAKAINGNNKGKEDETQNAQNQNVENANNTAKKLEEEAQTINRVIVVLGSLGASLLLVAIAIAVLYWKVRRQQKLVKSVRFHESDILKVGGEGNTDDNNNNNNNNNNNNNNGNGSGNGKGDTGSGVGGGETSIGDDSEDLFTPVRSEKSIVINPNSSSGVNNGIGVGIVGDKVNNETSESQRIQIHIQQQLSPQPTAPPAEKLIEDNNDLDIDISGSNLSTPPLLAPPAYTPTAPPIYALPHTPIELYSDENTYQHNPENNNNNGGAFIRMPLPAWYAAGPTSQINIPTTIIQPATNLNSSFSSRENNDENDRSTHQRQTI; the protein is encoded by the coding sequence ATGAAGCCTTGTTGCTTCGTTATTCTTGTATTTATTTCGGTAATATTTACCGTTAAAGGAGGAGAATGGGGAAATGAAGGAATAAGAGGAGTAAATTCTTTACCTAtatcaagtattaataatcaaaacgAAGAAATATCATTAACAAAACGTTGGCATACGGGTAAAATATTAGTAAGAAATCCTGGGGAAGAAGGagaagattataaaaaacatcCAAATTCATCACAAAATCCAACCAATCAGGCAAAAGCCattaatggtaataataagGGAAAAGAGGATGAAACACAAAATGCTCAAAatcaaaatgttgaaaatgctAATAATACTGctaaaaaattagaagaagAAGCTCAAACCATTAATAGAGTTATTGTTGTATTGGGTTCACTCGGTGCTTCTTTATTATTGGTTGCTATTGCTATTGCCGTGTTATATTGGAAAGTTAGGAGACAACAAAAATTAGTGAAAAGTGTTAGATTTCACGAATctgatatattaaaagttgGAGGAGAGGGAAATACTGatgataataacaataataataataacaataataacaataacaataatggAAATGGAAGCGGAAATGGGAAAGGAGATACTGGAAGTGGTGTAGGTGGTGGTGAAACGAGTATAGGAGATGATAGCGAAGATTTGTTTACTCCAGTAAGAAGTGAAAAATCAATTGTAATTAATCCTAATTCATCGAGTGGTGTTAATAACGGAATTGGTGTTGGGATTGTTGGTGATAAGGTTAATAATGAAACATCAGAATCACAACGTATACAAATTCATATACAGCAACAACTATCTCCACAACCAACTGCTCCACCGGCAGAGAAATTAattgaagataataatgatttgGACATTGATATTAGTGGTAGCAATCTTTCTACTCCACCTTTATTAGCTCCACCAGCCTATACACCGACAGCTCCACCAATATACGCTTTACCACATACTCCAATCGAGTTGTATTCAGATGAAAATACTTATCAACATAAtccagaaaataataataataatggtggGGCTTTTATAAGGATGCCCTTACCTGCCTGGTACGCTGCTGGTCCAACGTCGCAAATTAATATTCCCACTACAATAATACAACCTGcaacaaatttaaattcatcCTTTAGTTCAcgtgaaaataatgatgaaaatgatagaTCTACACATCAAAGACAGACTATATAA
- a CDS encoding ribosomal RNA processing protein, with protein MSTSEEKTFASLGIIEPLCKACEQCKYKTPTEIQAEAIPWALQGRDIIGLAQTGSGKTAAFALPILQALWEAPQGLFACILAPTRELAYQISESVESLGSIIGVRCAVIVGGMDMMSQAIALSKKPHIIVATPGRFQDHLENTKGFSLRNLKYLVMDEADKLLDMDFGPVIDKILKVIPKERKTFLFSATMTTKVAKLQRASLMNPVKVEVSSKYSTVSTLLQYYLFFPLKHKDCYLVYLCNELAGNSIIIFTRTCNDTQRLALLLRNLGFPAIPLHGQLSQTKRLGSLNKFKAGNRNILVATDVASRGLDIPLVDVVINFDIPANSKDYIHRVGRTARAGRSGKSITLVTQYDVELLQRIEHVIGKKMDLFPIGSKDDVMLLQERVSEAQRIATLEMKEEQQQKKGSKRIRSEGNDDDFRDREDRDIIQYNKLGKKAKKIRR; from the exons ATGTCAACTTCAgaagaaaaaacgtttgcatcgctg GGTATTATTGAACCTTTATGTAAAGCTTGTGAACAATGTAAGTATAAAACACCTACAGAAATACAAGCAGAAGCTATTCCTTGGGCATTACAAGGAAGAGACATAATTGGGTTAGCACAAACTGGGTCGGGTAAAACAGCAGCATTTGCTTTGCCTATTTTACAAGCATTATGGGAAGCACCACAAGGTCTATTTGCATGTATATTAGCACCAACCAG agaattGGCATATCAAATATCGGAATCGGTTGAGTCCTTGGGATCCATAATTGGAGTTCGATGTGCAGTTATAGTTGGTGGTATGGATATGATGTCACAGGCCATTGCATTATCCAAAAAACCACATATTATTGTAGCTACACCTGGAAGATTTCAAGACCATTTAGAGAACACGAAAGGATTTagtttaagaaatttaaaatacttg gtTATGGACGAAGctgataaattattagatatgGACTTTGGGCCAGTTATTGATAAGATATTAAAGGTTATTCCTAAAGAGAgaaaaacatttcttttttcggCCACTATGACTACAAAAGTAGCAAAATTACAAAGAGCTTCATTGATGAATCCAGTAAAAGTTGAAGTTTCTTCAAA ATATTCTACGGTGTCAACTCTactacaatattatttattttttccattaaagCATAAAGATTGCTATCTGGTTTATTTGTGTAATGAATTAGCCggtaattcaataattatatttaccagaACATGTAATGATACACAAAGACTTGCATTGTTACTAAGGAATCTTGGATTTCCGGCCATTCCGTTACATGGACAATTGTCACAAACAAAAAGATTGggttcattaaataaatttaaggcAGGAAATCGGAATATCTTAGTAGCAACAGATGTTGCGTCACG AGGGCTTGATATACCTTTAGTGGATGTAGtgattaattttgatataccTGCAAATAGCAAAGATTATATACATAGAGTAGGAAGGACAGCAAGAGCAGGTAGATCAGGTAAATCAATTACACTAGTAACACAATACGATGTAGAATTGCTTCAAAGAATTGAACATGTTATcggaaaaaaaatggatttgtTTCCAATTGGTAGTAAAGATGATGTTATGTTATTACAAGAGAGAGTTAGTGAAGCTCAAAGAATCGCTACCTTGGAAATGAAAGAAGAACAACAACAAAAGAAAGGAAGCAAAAGAATTAGAAGTGAAggaaatgatgatgattttagaGATAGAGAAGATAGAGACATTAtccaatataataaacttgGAAAGAAAGCAAAGAAAATCAGAAGATAG